From a single Leptidea sinapis chromosome 19, ilLepSina1.1, whole genome shotgun sequence genomic region:
- the LOC126969891 gene encoding mediator of RNA polymerase II transcription subunit 25-like isoform X3 has protein sequence MQRMPMIQPGPSNAGVSGVTSGPSVSNVGGNVGTVPNVGQMQRTFIWSGVLEWMEKGKTTGEQQKVTKHLPCQVSANSKDIEPELKVDTWPNKLLMQLMPKQLISNIGGQYLKDSKSVLFHLQQNEALEALTKVMVNGFAGCVHFSPMASPPQCDIKVLILLYTPDKKAYLGFIPNNQATFVDRLRKVIQQQKISKQLPAPVSAANIPPSNMQPSGAGGIAMGMNPGLSSQQHQQHPQHAQNMMMSGMGGQVAQVSQVGQGGKGPRPVSQLDGLEAARQQNLEKIQHLQQTLEAAHQQEAQFKSQMDIMSHLHVAQQQEQHYKQLEEQRKHQLQQMQQLRGAGVGVGVGVGVGNAHQPRIMRPMMPTNPGLRHLLQQQPLATYRASGGGVRPATQAQQFDDTYNDFM, from the exons ATGCAACGTATGCCAATGATCCAACCTGGACCCTCAAATGCTGGGGTTAGTGGAGTCACGAGTGGCCCCAGCGTGTCCAACGTAGGTGGCAACGTGGGCACCGTGCCCAATGTGGGCCAGATGCAGCGCACGTTCATATGGAGTGGGGTGCTGGAGTGGATGGAGAAAGGGAAGACGACTGGGGAGCAGCAGAAGGTCACCAAACATTTACCTTGCCAG gtATCCGCCAATTCAAAAGACATCGAACCAGAGCTGAAAGTGGATACATGGCCCAACAAACTGCTGATGCAGTTGATGCCAAAACAGTTGATCAGCAATATCGGCGGCCAGTATCTGAAAGACAGCAAGTCGGTGCTCTTCCACTTGCAGCAGAACGAGGCCTTGGAAGCTCTCACCAAAGTGATGGTCAACGGGTTT GCTGGATGTGTTCACTTCTCACCTATGGCGTCCCCCCCTCAGTGTGATATTAAGGTGCTGATTCTGCTGTACACCCCGGACAAGAAGGCATACCTGGGCTTCATACCGAACAATCAAGCCACCTTCGTGGACAGGCTTAGAAAG GTTATACAACAGCAGAAGATCAGCAAACAACTTCCGGCCCCAGTCAGTGCTGCCAACATTCCCCCCTCCAACATGCAGCCCA GTGGGGCTGGTGGGATCGCGATGGGAATGAACCCAGGACTGTCCTCGCAACAACACCAACAGCATCCTCAACATGCGcag AATATGATGATGAGCGGTATGGGTGGGCAGGTTGCCCAAGTGTCACAAGTCGGGCAAGGTGGAAAGGGTCCCAGGCCGGTCAGCCAGCTTGATGGGCTGGAAGCCGCCAGGCAACAGAACCTGGAGAAGATACAGCATCTGCAGCAGACTTTGGAAGCAGCTCACCAGCAGGAAGCGCAGTTCAAGTCCCAGATGGACATCATGTCACACCTACACGTGGCTCAACAACAGGAGCAGCATTACAAACAGCTGGAA GAACAACGGAAACACCAACTGCAACAGATGCAGCAGCTACGCGGAGCTGGTGTTGGTGTGGGTGTGGGTGTAGGTGTGGGTAACGCCCATCAGCCTCGCATCATGCGTCCGATGATGCCCACCAACCCAGGACTTAGGCACTTGTTGCAACAG